A portion of the Nomia melanderi isolate GNS246 chromosome 2, iyNomMela1, whole genome shotgun sequence genome contains these proteins:
- the LOC116431963 gene encoding methyltransferase-like 26 has translation MNTIVHCAAYHRSKIMASKKLIYPAADRNKDPILSVLRKYIQYGADQIFLEISSGSGQHVAHFAPHFPHVTFYPSEYEPRLLHSISAYANGFANVKQPLKIDITTDFSVWDNGSFKEASIDYIYNANMMHISPYQCSIRLFENAGKLLKDNGFLFTYGPYAIDGKITPESNVNFDKSLRLQDSSWGLRDIKDLKELAKENGIKLIDIINMPANNKTIIWQKCQ, from the exons ATGAATACTATTGTTCATTGTGCTGCTTATCATAG gtcCAAAATCATGGCCTCGAAAAAACTTATTTATCCTGCAGCTGATCGTAATAAAGATCCAATACTTTCAGTTCTTCGAAAATACATTCAATATGGTGCAGATCAAATTTTTCTGGAAATATCATCTGGTTCTGGACAACATGTAGCTCATTTTGCTCCTCATTTCCCACATGTGACATTTTATCCATCGGAATATGAACCAAGATTGTTACACAGTATATCAGCATATGCAAACGGGTTTGCAAATGTAAAACAACCACTAAAAATAGATATTACTACCGATTTCAGTGTTTGGGATAATGGTAGTTTTAAAGAAGCTAGCATCGATTATATATACAATGCAAATATGATGCATATTTCTCCTTATCAATGTTCTAttcgtttatttgaaaatgcaggtaaattattaaaagataatgGTTTTCTTTTTACCTATGGACCGTATGCTATAGATGGAAAAATAACGCCAGAAAGTAATGTCAACTTTGATAAGTCTTTAAGACTTCAAGATTCAAGTTGGGGTTTACGTGATATTAAGGATCTGAAAGAACTggcgaaagaaaacggtattaaacTGAT
- the LOC116431958 gene encoding dnaJ homolog subfamily C member 21 yields MKCHYEILGVARNASDDDLKKAYRKVALKWHPDKNLDNPEEAKEQFQLVQQAWEVLSDPHSRTWYDNHREAILKGGIGEDYKDDSLDLTQYFSTACFKGYGDDEKGFYTIYRNVFEKLEAEDAEFVKEGDSDEEIPRFGDSQSSYEKVVHNFYAYWQSYSTKKSFAWLDPYDIRDAPNRRVGRLIEKENKKIREKAKRERNEQVRNLVTFVRKRDKRVQAYAAKLAERAKENLKKGEGRIRQQLLEKQKQLKEYKECEWSKFSNIEAELKSIEANLAQEFGESLSSEEDTIDENTVEDNILYCVACNKLFKTHKSFTNHENSKKHKDNITAMKISMIEDDEEFESSADSDIIPEDVTLAVGPQMDDAIYVPPRTIENDNESTTSEEELISDQEEEETFRSKKQKNKKKRKKNVQNPLTEETSDEEDKSDKEDIFLSKKQRKKQQQKKAALNKILETIQQEANDKIEGTEEQVEKEINVAELHYENLEINTTTNSKSKTKRTKASKKSNKQPEKENENKVKKISQMMDVPNLTHCCVTCKSEFPSKNKLFEHLKKTGHSVYIPNATKNKKNQENSNKNKGNNDKKSHE; encoded by the coding sequence ATGAAGTGTCATTATGAGATATTAGGAGTTGCACGAAATGCTTCTGATGATGATTTAAAAAAAGCCTACAGAAAAGTAGCATTAAAATGGCATCCAGACAAAAATTTAGATAATCCAGAAGAGGCAAAGGAACAGTTTCAACTTGTTCAACAAGCATGGGAAGTATTAAGTGATCCTCATTCTCGTACTTGGTATGATAATCACCGTGAAGCTATCTTAAAAGGTGGCATTGGAGAAGATTACAAAGATGATTCTCTTGACCttactcaatatttttcaactgCATGCTTTAAAGGATATGGAGATGATGAAAAAGGATTTTATACTATCTACCGTAATGTTTTCGAGAAATTAGAAGCTGAAGATGCAGAATTTGTAAAAGAAGGAGACTCTGATGAAGAAATTCCAAGATTCGGAGACTCGCAAAGTTCATACGAAAAAGTAGTCCataatttttatgcttattgGCAAAGTTATAGTACAAAGAAATCATTTGCTTGGTTAGATCCTTATGATATTAGAGATGCTCCAAATAGACGAGTAGGACGATTGATcgaaaaagagaataaaaagaTTCGAGAAAAAgctaaaagagaaagaaatgaacAAGTACGAAATCTGGTGACCTTCGTACGTAAACGTGACAAACGTGTACAGGCTTACGCAGCAAAACTTGCAGAACGtgcgaaagaaaatttgaagaaagGAGAAGGAAGAATAAGACAACAGTTATTAGAGAAACAAAAACAATTGAAAGAATATAAAGAATGCGAATGgtctaaattttcaaacatagAAGCTGAACTTAAAAGTATCGAAGCTAATCTTGCTCAAGAATTCGGTGAGAGTTTATCTTCCGAAGAAGACACAATAGATGAAAATACAGtagaagataatattttatattgtgtaGCTTGCaacaaactatttaaaacacaTAAATCATTTACAAATCATGAAAACTCTAAAAAACACAAAGATAATATTACTGCCATGAAGATATCAATGATAGAAGATGATGAAGAATTTGAAAGTTCTGCAGATAGTGATATTATTCCAGAAGATGTAACTTTGGCTGTAGGGCCACAAATGGATGATGCCATTTATGTTCCACCACGTACAATTGAAAATGACAATGAATCTACAACTTCTGAAGAGGAACTTATTTCTGAtcaagaagaagaggaaacttTTCGATCtaagaaacaaaaaaacaagaagaaacgaaagaagaatGTTCAAAATCCATTAACAGAGGAAACTAGTGACGAAGAAGATAAAAGTGACAAAGaggatatatttttatcaaaaaaacAACGCAAAAAGCAGCAACAAAAGAAAGCtgcgttaaataaaattttagaaactATTCAACAGGAAGCTAATGATAAAATTGAGGGGACTGAAGAacaagtagaaaaagaaataaatgtagCAGAATTACACTATgagaatttagaaataaatactaCGACCAATAGTAAATctaaaactaagagaactaaAGCTAGCAAAAAGTCAAACAAACAACcagaaaaggaaaatgaaaataaagttaaaaaaatttcacaaatGATGGATGTTCCAAATTTGACGCACTGTTGTGTTACATGCAAATCAGAATTTCCTAGTAAAAACAAATTGTTCGAACATTTGAAGAAAACGGGTCATTCTGTATATATTCCGAATGCaacaaaaaataagaaaaatcaagaaaattcaaataaaaataagggAAACAATGATAAAAAGAGTCATGAATAA